The following is a genomic window from Pyricularia oryzae 70-15 chromosome 5, whole genome shotgun sequence.
CGCCGTCAACGCCGAACAGCACGCTCTGACCGGTATCTGCATAATGCACCCCAGATTcagcatcgtcatcgtcgaagGCGGTGCGTGGAGCATCGCCAAATATAAGAAGCTCATGCTGAATCGTATCAACTGGACCGAGAACACGCCGTCGCGCGACAGAGACAGTGCCAAAGCGGGTGTCTTGCGAGACTGGCTAAAGCCCGAGGACGACAAAGGTGGCCTTAAAGACATGTCGGCTAACCAATGCAAGCTTGTATTCGAAGGTGAAGTCAAGACGAGAGCCTTTAGAAAATGGGGCAGTAAGGTGTGTGAAACTGATGCCGAAGCAAGAGATGTGCTGGCTAGAGTTAAGATGGAGAACTTTTGGGCCCAGGCCAGGACAGTAACATGAGACTCGAGGTACATTGGTTGGGTAGATCTTATATTACAGGAGTTGGTCACATCATACAGCCCAGATTATTTGCAGTGTGTTGGGTCATCATATAAGTTCATTGTATAAATGCCCAGCAGGGCCAATCAACGCAATCCGAGAAATTTAATTTCGAGATAAACGGACCGCAGGGACGCATATGCAGAGGCAGAGTAGGGGGAAGAAAGATAAAGAAAAGTTAAGCCACACGTTCAAAGTACGGAAGCAGCCACACATGATGAGGCCGTACGGAGTACACTAACGTTACAAATGAACAAGTGGCTGAACACATGATATGTTCCGCGCCAGGTACCTTAAggcacctaggtaggtaggtaggtaggtaggtaaggtacgtacGTAGTAATTAAGGCAGcaaaggcaggtaggtatctTGCCTACGGTATCGAACGGTATCGATGAttacctatctacctacATCGGTACCTCGCCATGGGTGCAGGACCCCTGAGGGATCGTCGTTATGCCAGGAGGCTTGGTTTTATTGGGAACCTATGGCAACCCGGGTTCCTGCGCATCTGATCCACCCGCCTTGTACCTCTCAGCAAAAGCGTTTGATGACATGTCCACGGCTTCAGACATCACAAGACCGACCACCGAGCCACACCAGAACGAGCGGCAGGGGCAGCAACATGTTACCTACATGCAAAGGCTGCAAGAAAATAACGCTTATAAAATTGTCAAAATGGTTGTTTTGTTGGGTTGAGCGCATACAAGCCGACGGCCAGGTCCGAGACGTGATTAATCATAGGTTAACCTCAACCTGGCGGCTTACCGAGTCCGTCTCACTGGTAGTGTGGACGCCTTCATTTATCATGCCTGAAAtcaggtacgtacctacctgcccGGCCAGCTGGTATGTACGGTAGGGTAGTCACTTCGCTGGTCGACTGTGGCTGGACCACGTGTCAATGCTACAGTCAATGGCTGCTATGGGTCCATGATGCTGACCGCCGAAGCAACCCAAAACGTTCCCATGATGGATACCACACCCCGGCAAATCGAAAGTAAAAAAAGCCTTCCATGGGCCGAGATAACAAACAAATCCCACACGGAGTACGCAAAGAAACATTATGACTCCTGACGCCTGGGTAACCGTCAACAATAGAGTTGAACACGGTTTATCTTCTCTGTTGGTGTTTATTTGATAGAGTATGCTCGTTTGGTAATCGTATGTCTCTTGTCACCTGGAAgatgaaaagaaagaaggagGGGGGAATACAACTACGAAGTATAAAAAAAGCGAAAACCTTGCACGTACGTAAGAGAGAGTTGGCACGGTCGTGGGAAATTGATAAATGCGGACATTTTCAAGGGTCAAAGGTTCTTTCGCCGAAAAGGAggtacataggtaggtaggtaggtaattaggtAGGTCAGTACTGTATCTTTAGTAACTACGTAGGCACCTAGGTACAGAGTATTAAAATAGAATAAAAATTCACCACGCATACATCGTGATTTGTGTACTTGATGTGAGGCCTCAGCATAATCCCTTCGTAATTGATTTCCGAAAGACGGTTTTGCCGAACAGTGGGACCGGAATAAAAAGTCCGTGATTCGGACGCAAGAGGAAGATGTGTGGAATATTTTTCCCTGTACCATCGCACAGGGTGTTCAGTGGAGGTAGCTACGGCGAACCTTACAGttggtaccttacctaagtGGGTCGGCAAGTTTCTGCTCACATTCACCGTTGTCGATGATGCGTTGACCAGGTGCCTAACGTTCCTAGGTGAGGTAAATAATAACTCGCCGGTAGGTAATGTAATTAAGGTACCGCCTctcttaggtacctagataggCAAGCTAGGTTGGATACCCGGCAAGCCGGGCTGGtacctaaaaaaaaaaaaaaaaaaaaaaaggtgaccTTACCGTTTTCTGTTGGGCATTTTGATTTTTTCACTCTAAAGGTATGTTTTAATTGTTTTTCTAGGTTTGAATGCAAAGACATGTAAGGGCTTGCCTTGAATCTAATTTCCTAGATCAATCAACGTAATCAATGTCAGTGGCTTGCCATCTCACAACGCTCAACCGACTGCGTACTATAGATCTAATTCCGTGGTACTGTAATTAAATGAACAAAACTTGCTGCCTTGTCCAGTACCGTACACAGTCATAAGCGAGGGTCGTTGGCAGACAAATGTCAGAGAGGGGTGTCGCGGGAGGAGGTCCGAAGCTGGCAAAAGCAAGCCACATCATTCATGTCTCTGTCTCTATGTTTCTTGTGTCCTCCATAGTCCATACCAGTACCTCAAGGGAGCCCCAGTTGATCCACCCAAAGCCGCCCACCCCACAGACAAATTGACCACACCACAGGCACCATTGAGTCGACATCATTGATGTCGGATGCAATGATCCATTTCCCCTGCCCTGACTGTAATTCTGCATCCCAGCGCTGCTCAACCGATCGCTTGACATAACACAAATTAGGTACTGAGCGCTCGGCCTGTTCTATGCTCTGACGCTACTGCTCCCCTTTGTCGacagcattttttttttgtgctttccttttttctttttcgtaaCTTTTTTCTATGGCAATTTTACTTCTTGACATCTCACCTATTCTTTCGGGATAATCGGCGTGTTTGCTTCAAAATATTGATCAAAAGGTGCTACTTGCTGCGTTTCGTTCCGTTCCGTACGTACAGACagacctaccttacctaccaggTAGTTGAGTTGCGGTACTTGCctacacctacctacctgccttgtTTCCACGGTACTTGCGAAGGCTCCGCGGTTAAAAACTGCGCTACTCGGTCGGTCCGGACCTTCACCAAAAGCCACACTCACCCGCCATCCGTCTATTTATCACTCGAAATCAACCACCGCATTTGACATTGCATTGCATTGGGCGTCAAGACTTCATCACCCTTTTGAGACGGGGTGCATGGCATTCCGTCCAACATGATTCGCCCTCTCCAGTGCCCAAGACGTCCTGCAAGCTAAGTCCCCTTCAGCGGCAAGTGGCATGACAAGGCCTACTCGCAACCTACATTCCAATCCAACAACTTCCATCCTCTCGCCATGGATCGAACAGATGCCAATCCACAGGTTTCATCCAGCAATGTCTCCTCGGCCACTAGCTCTCCACTTCCCTCGAGGGAGCCTTCTCCGACTAGGTCTTTGAGACAGTCTATTGCCGCGGCGAGGAATCCCGCAGGACCCGGGACGCGCTCGCGCAAGAACAGCCAGAACGATTCTCGGGCTGCGACACGTAACAACGGCGTGACTGCACAACTGCAACAAAAGAACCTCTTTGGAGCTACCGCGCCCACCCTCATGCCCACCTCGACCGAAGCGAACCCCAGGTCCTCGTTGCCCCAAAAATCGTCTCCTACCGCCCTCGTTCTCGAACCACAGCGTGACTCGCCCAGGTGGCCAGTCTCGCCTCGTCTTAGATCTCCGCCACCTATATTGAACAAACCCCCAGTTGTCAATTTTCAACGGTCTACGCCTCCTTTGCCCTCCGATCAGAGCTATTCGGACGTTGAGGCCGACGAGGGCCATTTACAACCTGGGATGCGAACACCGGCCCGAGCTGCCAATACTTCAACATCAACCCTCGAAACCGTGCAGGAGGTGAGCCCGCTTGCATCACCGTCATTAGAAGCCATCGGCGCTGCTCTGGAGAACTTGCAAGAGAGCCTTGCCGCAGAGGGGAGCTCTCAGGTCGATCCTACCGAGTATCCGGCGAGTCAGGCTAGCAAAGCCGAAAGTGGAAGCGAATACGGTACCGTTCGACGAGCGAATGTGACGTCCGCACCCCCTCAGCTCATAAGCCGGCAGTCCAGCACTTCCAACCTTGCGAGGAGCGCAAAGAACAAACCCAGCGAGGGTACAGTCAAGACCATGACAGTAGAAACCGAGACAGTCACATCGATTCCGAGCGTGGCGTTAGCTCCATCGGGAATTCAGGGGGCCAATGGGAGTCTGCGGACGAAGCCAAGCTCCGAAACTATCCGtcctaaaaaggaaaagaagaagtcgGCCAGGAAACAGCAGGCGGTGCAGAACAGTGCCGGTGAGACCATGAGCCCGATAAATGCCGATATTGCTGCTGATGCGGCCGGCGTGCCCCGGCTGAGGAATTATCCATCGAGCAGATCCGTCACGGGAGGGAACGACCTCTGTGTCTTCTCCCCGACATGGACTGCGAGCGGTCAAGGCCCGCCTTTTGATAACGCCACGAGTCCCCGCCGGTCATCAGCACCGACAGGAACTCGAAGCCATACCCTCGCTCCCTTATATAGAAGGAATCATTTGCTAACTCTGAGGCCACGCCAATCAGCATCGTCCAAAGCCGACAACTTCGAAGCCAAGATTGCTAGTGCCGTTGACGAGGCCGACACGTCTGACTCGGAGGAAACGTTTGTTTATGATTCTAACCCTCCAGATGCCCGCGACAGGCCACACTCGAATCGGTTCCACTCGCGAACTCCCAGCGCTGCCTCAATGGTGAGCCAACTTGCTGCTGACCGGAATGGCATGCGTTCGATACACAGCGTCATGGATGGTCATGCTCCTGCAGCTAGTCTGGCcctcaaaaagaagaagttcTCCAACTCTTACAGCACGAGCAGTAACAACGCCGGGTCGGGCCCGGCGGCTGATGGCAGTCCGATGCTTCATGCCACCGAGGACGATGGGCATACTAGGGGTGGCTCGTCGAACCAAGGCTCAGCTCGTGGCACGGCGCATCGCCAACCTCACCACCATTTTGGGGTGTGGGGGCGCAATGCCGGAGGCAACGGTCATACGTATCTGTTCGACAATGAATCTCCTTTCAGTTCTGGCCCCAAAACCAGGCTATCAGGTAGTAGTGGCGTCGTCGGCTCTGTGCGACCCTCACCTGGCCCACCGAGCCCTCGCTTTACCAACTTGTCGTCACCCCGAAATGCTGCCGGAAGTGGCAAAAAGAATCAGGGCTACGGGGCTATGGGGATGTACGATCTAGACGATACGACTACAACAGGTGCCGACGATGAGCGGGCATCGCTCCTGCCAAGCTCGGTTCGATCTAACAGGTCTCGCCGAGGACCTCGTTCATATCATCATCACTCCCTCGGTGGGGGTCATCATCTACCTCACGTAccctaccgccagcaccttCACGGACACCCGCCGTCGTTGCTGAATAGAATGGCCAGCTGCCTAGTACTGGCTGTTATGCTTCTACTAGTAGTGTCGGGGGCCATTGGCTTTATGTTTGCCACGTCTCAGCCCCTCACCAACGTTGAGCTTGTTAAAATTGCAAACGTCATTGCTAGTGAACAAGAGCTCATGTTCGACATGACCCTCAAGGCACAAAATCCCaatgtcgtcgtcgttgtgGTAGATTCTTCAGACCTGGAAATATTCGCCAAATCACCGCACGCGGGAACCGATGCCGACTGGAGGCCCGCCGGAACCAAGTCAAATCCATCTCGGCCGCGCTCGTCGAGACGAAAAGGTAGAGGGCGCGGGGCATCTGGTACCTTGCCATTTTCGTTGGCCCCGGTAGACTCTCTCGACGAACCGAGCGACGACCAGCCGGCTGATGACACGGCTCCAAACATGCGCTTGGGCACGATTTTCGACCTGGACCAGCCCTTCTCCTTCGAAGGATCTTTCTTCAACAAGGGAGCCTCGATCTCTACAGGCGGTCTTCGGTTACAGCGACCTGGTAACGGGACCGAAGGCGGCACGGAAAGATGGGAACGTATAGTGGAGGACGAATTCGATCTCATCCTCAAGGGCGTTCTCAAATATACGCTGCCCCTGAGCCAGCGCGTTCGCACCATTGCCATTGCTGGCCGCACACAAGTCAAACCAAACTCGGCCAATGATCCGGGCACGGGACCGAAGAAGCCTGACTAAATGAAAATCGTTGAAAGTTCCTTGGCTGCCCTTTCCAGCTAGCGCTCCACCTCGAGGGCCCAACTTCTTTCTTTTACAACTTCCAATTTACGTTTACATGTTGCCATTTTCTCATACAGGTAGCTGAGGGGTTTTTTTCCTATTTTATTTCAACAGCAGGTTTCGATCCGGTCAGCACTTTTTTACAAGGTGAACATCATCTCTTATTAGCGAAAGGAGTTTCGGTTTAGGCGAAAGTAACACAAATCCCCAGGCGCGTCATGAGGGCCATCACCCAGAATTACAATATAAAGTCatgttcttttatttttattcgcCTCCGTGCAGCCTTTGCGTCCGACACTGCCATTTTTACACTCGTTCACAACTCGGATGTCGATTATCGCAGCCCCTTTTACACTTTCCATACCCACGTTGTAGATCAATGATTCGACGAGAAGATAAATTCAAGAAGCGGCGGAACAAAAGGAACTAGATTATAGAAGTGTACGTTGACCGGGAGAAACCCATGGTCTTCCTCGCTGTCAGGTCACTGTGAATATGTGCATATCTTTGCTAATGTTAGTGTAAGAAAGACCCCGTACGTTTTACAAGCTCTGAGCCAGTATCTATTAGTCTAGTGGCTGCCAACGTGGACAAGGCGGGAGGCGGGTAGCACCGCAGAGGCGCACTGGCTGGTCAGGGGTTGGTCGGACACCCACCAAGTATGGTACCTAATACCACCACACCAGTGCTGACTGGCGAAAGGAATGGAGGAAGAAGTACGGTACAAGGACCAATGGGAGCCAGTGGGTTGGTTCCCTCGATTCAAATCAATGTAGGTTCTTGGTACAGatccttttatttttattttatctttTCTGGATTGTGTGCATTGTGCTCGGCAGATGGACCCCTATATGAAATTATTTCCGCGCAGATGTGCACCGTGACAAATCTGCATTGTGTGGATGGCTGGGTATCCGTAAAACTTCCATCTCGGATCCTTGCGATCGGGGGACAAAATGAAAAGGTCGAGTTGATCAGCCAAGCGAATCGGAGGGTGTGGGCCAGGTTGCTGCCAGGGATGCAAGTAACGCGGTAGCAGGGAAAGGCAGGCAGCAACATCCCGGATAGATAAACTGTTGTGGTGCAGGCGTGAAAGTGGAATGCCcaagaaggaaaaagaaacaatataaccaaaaaaaaataaggttaaaaaaaagtcgagGACGCAATCGATATCGCTTTCGTCATCGATGGTGGACTGACAATCTCGACTAAAACAAACCGTTTTGCAATGGCTCGACCTGCCCTTTTTGCTAAGATACCTTTCGTGCACTAGATCTACAATACATGGTGTAGGTATCTAGGTATCTCGCAACCACCTCATCTACAGTAGGTACACACATCAGGTCGATTAATTAATAATTCAGCTATCTTTGCATTTCCAACCCATCCTGATCCTTGTCCACGGGccaagtacctaccttgctaGGAAGAACGACAATCAGATTTTGTACCCAAATCGATGTAAATTCAGGCGCATTGCGCAGCGTGCTACAGTAGCATGCAGTAGTCCTGCAGCAGCCTCCCCACGCACGCCATGTTTTGACCGAGTCAACATCGGTATTCCCTCGCTCGCTCTTTGCTGTTATCCGATTGTCCGATACCAGCCGGCCTTGGTATCATCGTGTTTGCCCGCATCGAACCTAACGTCCAGGAACAAATCTCTCGCTGCTAGGCTCGATCTGGTAACCACCCACTACCAGCCAAGTGATTAAGCTTGGATTGGATGCCGTTGTTCGGGTCATCCAAGATCCAGTTCTCAAAAGACCGACTTGTTTTGCTCGGACGGGCACTaataaaaggaaaaggaaagaaaagataaaaagaaaTCGATAAAATATTTTATTCGATTGTTTAGTCTGCTCCCTCCAGGCTCCAACCCCCTCCATTCTACTTTTCATCCTTTTCATAGCAGTGCCTTACGATGCATAACTACCTGCCCCCACCTCCTGCGAATCGGAAAGAGTCACTATTTTACTGAAATAGGTACATAGGTActtaattacctacctatatCTCTCTCACCACTCCGTATTTATGTAGGACATGTGAAGGACCCATCGCCCATGATCTCTGGGGCGCATTGCcttctttatttattttCCATTTCCGCATTTCTTTGTTTGTGTTTGTCTATAACTTCACATCTTTTGCATATCCCGCACACATGACGGAGCGTAGCTGTTGGATATACAAAAGACTCATCTGGACATCAACGCCTGCCGTTCCCTGAATAGGTTGCGCAACCCCCAAGACGTCTGGTCCTTTTGTTGATACCTTTGGTTCTTCGTCCTGCTAGGATAGGCATTGGAAGCAACCCCACTCGAAGCCCACCCATTACAGGATACCCCCGGCACACATCAGAGCTCATCAAAATCGCGCCATATACCAGGCTTTCAGCTGCCGAAGCCCACGACGGCTGGGGCCGCATACGGACGGACGCTTTATAACTTTATCAGGGCGTTGGGCGGCCTCTTTGCTTTCTCTCTGCTGTTCTGTGGTTACTGTTCGCTCTCGATACTGCCTCTCACAAGAAAATTAAACAAGACTCGCAGAGCGCACATATGACACATATTGCGCGCGCGCACACACAGACACCCACGCACACATATATATACACACACATCATCTCCGAGCTCCCAATGCCAGAGAACACCAGCAGGCACCAGGGTCCGGTGCAGACCAGCGCCGTGTACCTGGTTGGCCAGCCGGCACAGGCCATAGAGCGACCCCCGTCCCCACCATCACCGCCTTCTCCGGGGCCTGCGCTATGTCGTGGTGTCACTTTGCTCATCGATGAGCTGCCCAGCATGTCATTGGATGACCCCCGCGTAGGGCTACCTCCGATCACTTCCCAGACTACCGCGTCCACGACACACCTGCCATCACCAGTACCGTCACCCCCAATCGACCTTGACAAGCTGAGGCCAGAAGGTCACACAGTCACGGCTCCACCCTCCCCTTCGTCACGGCCAGTCGATGACGACCACGAAGGGTGGAGTTCCCCAACAGCCGACTCGACGTTTGACCTGGTGGCCTCTGACCGCCTTGCGGGTGCTGTGCACGTCTTGAATGCTGAAGCGACCGCCTTGGCATCCCTTGCAACCATGTATAGCACCTCAGCGTGTGCCCGGACGGCATTCGATAGCGCAGTGTCAGTCATCGCCCGTAACCAGGCAAGGCCGCCCGCCGGCGACGGAGGTGGGACGTTGGTCATGATCGGTGTGGGCAAGTCCGGCCACATCGCGCGCAAGTTGGCAGCCACGTTCAGCTCGCTATCACTGCGTTCGTCATTTATGCACCCTACCGAGGCACTGCACGGGGATTTAGGTCTATTGCATCCGGTGCGGGATGCTGTCGTCCTGGTCAGCTTTAGCGGCAGGACGCCTGAGCTGCTTGGCCTGGTGCCGCATCTGCACCCGGGGCTGCCGGTCGTGGTAATTACTGCGGCCTCGGATGCAGCTTGCGAGATTGCGAGGTCGCTCCGGACGATGAGAGAGAAACCAATGAGCGAGGGGCCATGGCGCTCATCCCGAGAGGCCGGGCCTTCTCGCACTGGAGAGATTGTTGTGCTGCCAGCACCTATACCAACCTCGGAGGTTGCCACCCTCGGCATCGCCGCCCCTACTGCAAGCACAACGGTTGCTTTAGCTCTTGGTGATGCCCTTGCTGTGGTTGCGGCAAAGGAGATACACGGCGGCACAGCGAATACAGCTGCTGTGTTTTTGAGGAACCATCCTGGCGGCGCAATTGGCTCGTCCTTCGCCTCAGCGGTGTCCCGATGACGGACTCGATCGTAACTTGTTTTCGTCTTCGTATTCGCGTATTATATCATTTCTCTTCT
Proteins encoded in this region:
- a CDS encoding KpsF/GutQ family protein — its product is MTHIARAHTQTPTHTYIYTHIISELPMPENTSRHQGPVQTSAVYLVGQPAQAIERPPSPPSPPSPGPALCRGVTLLIDELPSMSLDDPRVGLPPITSQTTASTTHLPSPVPSPPIDLDKLRPEGHTVTAPPSPSSRPVDDDHEGWSSPTADSTFDLVASDRLAGAVHVLNAEATALASLATMYSTSACARTAFDSAVSVIARNQARPPAGDGGGTLVMIGVGKSGHIARKLAATFSSLSLRSSFMHPTEALHGDLGLLHPVRDAVVLVSFSGRTPELLGLVPHLHPGLPVVVITAASDAACEIARSLRTMREKPMSEGPWRSSREAGPSRTGEIVVLPAPIPTSEVATLGIAAPTASTTVALALGDALAVVAAKEIHGGTANTAAVFLRNHPGGAIGSSFASAVSR